The region TCACCGAAGCCCACGAGGCTCAGACGCCTGCCGCTCTCCTCGGCGGAGACTGTAGTCCCCGCCACGGCGGCCTCGGTTGCACTGAGGTGGAAGATCGTCTCGTACTCGTGTGGCTGATTGTCGGCGGGCTCGAAGGTGTCGATGACGATCCAGTAGGCGGGCTTCACGAACAGTATCTCTCGCCGATGGCTGACCTTGACTTCGTTCTTGTCGCCATAGCCGTCCTCGTAGGAGCCGGCCACGTAGTCGAACTCGCCGTTGCTCACCCACGGGTTATCGAGCGGCTTGAAGGGATAGGGGAGGACGAAGCTCGACCGCACGGTTCGACGAGACTGGTCCAGACCATCGACCAGCGCGGTGTTGTGGCCCCGCGTCGACAGCACGTAGCGGCGCCACCGGGACTTGTCGTACATGTAGGTGCCGCCCTCGACGAGCCACTCGCGGCCCTGGGCCTGCATCAGGATGTTCAACTTGTCCTCATGCTGGTGCCCGGAGCCGAAGGGGCCGGCGTCGAAGAGCATGTACTGAGCCTGGCTATCCCAGCCCGAGCGCAGGAGGTAGTGGCCGGTATAGGGGAAGGGATACGAGGTCGCCTCAGGCACCTGCCCGTCCTTGCCGCGCGTAGCTCCCCACTGGAAATCCTTGCGCTCCGGGAAGTAGGCGAAGGCCTTCTCAAGGTAGCTGGTGGGGTTCGCGTTGCCGGAATCGTTGAGACCCGGAACCATGCCGTTCGGCGCCATGGCGTAGAGCAGGTAGTTGTACATCTTCTTGATGCGTGCCTGGTAGTCGCTCGGAATCTCGGCCCGGCGGTCGTTAAGGATCGCCAGGTCCAGGATATCCGAGTAGTTCCGCAGGACCCACAGGTTGTAGCCGAGTGCGAGCTCGTTCTCAAGGCCGTCGGGGTAGACCTCATCATCCATCTGCCGATAGAGACGTTCAATCCCGATCCGTCGCCATTCGTCGGCTTCCTTGAACTCCGGCAGCAGCGTGGCGACAATGGTTACCGCCTTCGACTCAGCCGTCAGCCAGTTCCCACGCGACGGCCACTTCACCAGGTGTCGTGCATGCTCCGCGAGCGACTTGACGACCATACACAGCGCATCAGGTGTCCACGCGGGCGAATCGGCCGTGCGCCAGAGACCCTCTATCCAGGTGTCGCCGGCCCGGCAGGCCGTGTTCAGTGTCTCCCAGGCGTAGTGGTAAGGGCTGTTGCCGCTGCGCAGCATCAGAACCGGGCACTTGCGCACCCAGTCCGTCATCAGGTTGACAACCTCTTCCGCATAGCGCTCCTCCCCGGTTTGCTCGTAGGCCGATGCGAGGACCGGGAGGAAGAAGTGGCGGTTGAGGGCAGCGTTCCACTCGACGGTAGCCGCCTCGCCCTCATTGCGCTGGTTCGAGGCCCAGTCGATGTCCGGGCCGAGATCATACTTCTTGCGGTCGAAGCTGTAGATGCGCTTCAGGGACTCGTCCGCGGAGCCCGTGTTCGGGCGCTTCTCAGGCCGAGGTGCACGCTCCCACCAGGTCCGGAACCACTTCACGTTCCGGCGTGCCAGGAAGTAGTCACGAAAGGCTGCCTTGGCACGGGGCCAATCGCGGGCCTGTGCAGCGTCGCGGACCTTCTCCAGTCCCGGCCGCGAGAGGTCGAGGGCGTCGAAGAGGTCTTCGTCCGACATGCGTGGGCCTTGCGACGGACCGGTCAGCACGCGAACATCATCCAGGACGAACCTGTCCTCCGGGTTCGCCTTCACCTCAGGGTTCCAGGCCGCGTGCAGCACGAGGTTGTCGATCTTGTTCCACCCGATCGGCGAGCGCACGACACCGATCTCGTCGAAGGGCACCACGAAATGACGCCACCCGGTCCAGTCGTTGGGGAACTGAAGCAGGTAGTAGTCCGGGCCCTCCTTGCTCTTGTCCTCCGAGTTGATGACAAGCCACAGGGTCGAGCCGGTCGCCTTGGCGCTATGGAGCCAGAACTGCAGGCAGTTGCCCGAGCTCCAGTCGTGCGGGATCGCCGAGCAGGAGAGCATGACCTCCTCGGAGGGCGTCCAGCGGACCGCGCCGGTCCCCTCCTTCACGAGAGCCGTTTCCGGCTGCCCGCCACGCCAGGACCTGGCATCATCGCAGTTGCTGACGACGAGATCGGCACAGGCTGTGCCACAAAGCAGCGCAAGGGCTGCCGTGAGCATCGACGGCGTCTGCCACAACACGGGGCTACACCTCTTCCTTGTGAGCCGGGGGCACCGGCGGTGGTCCTATGACAGACCTGTTCGCCCCACCGAGACGGATTCCTCCGCTACCGGAAGGGGAGACGGCCACGCGGGAGGAAAGGCCCGACACCTTGCCTGTTTCATGGATTGGAGGACAACACCCATGCGCGCATATCTCCCGCTGCTTCTCGTCCTCGCCTGTGTAGTGAGTTGGGGAGGCACGATCTCCGGCCGTGTATTCCTGGATGCGAACGACGACGGCCTCTACCAGGCCACGGAGGAAGCCGTTGCCGGGGCCCTGGTTAGCGATGGCCTCACGATCGTCGTGAGCGGCGCCGACGGCCGCTATAGCCTCGAATCGCCGGAGGGTGAGCAGGTCGTCTTTGTCGTGAACCCTTCCGGTACGTGGTTCCCGCGAGGCTTCTCCAGGCTCGTGCAGGTCGGCCCGGCGGAAGCCGACTTCCCGCTGGTCAGGCAGGAGCAGAAAGTGCCCTTCTGCTTCGTGCAGGGCACCGACCTGCACATCCGGCCGGAGATTGCGGACAAGATGGCGCGTTACGTCGCCGCCGTCAATGCGTTGCCGCTGCCGGTCGCCTTTGTGGTCCACACCGGTGACCTGGTGGTCGACTCGACGATGGCCACGGTTGCTGCCGACGCTCGCGCCCTGTTCGCGAAGTACAAGGAGATGGTGGCCGGACTGAAGGCGCCGCTCATCAACCTCCCCGGCAACCACGAGCATGTCTCGGTCGGCCGGCCGGAGGTCTCGCCAGATAGCCCCGGCTGGGGCAAGGCAACCTACCGTGAGCTCTTCGGGCCAACCTACTTCGCCTTCAACTACGCTGGTGTGAGCTTCCTGGCCCTGGACGGCACGGACATCGTGAACGGTAAGGGCGTGTACGGGATCCCGGCGCAATGTCTGGCCTGGGTGAAGGCTTACCTCGACCGGCTCCCGATGGACGCTCGGCTGGTGCTCCTGATCCACGAGCCGATCACCTCGCTGCCGCAGCGGGCTGAGCTGGAGAAGATGCTGCAGGGCCGGAAGGTGATCGTGGGCCTGTGCGGGCACGGGCACGGCATCGCCTCTTGGCCCTTCGCAGGCACGACGGAGATCATGGGTGGGACGACCAGCTATGCCTGGCACGGCTCTGGCT is a window of Armatimonadia bacterium DNA encoding:
- a CDS encoding heparinase II/III family protein; its protein translation is MLWQTPSMLTAALALLCGTACADLVVSNCDDARSWRGGQPETALVKEGTGAVRWTPSEEVMLSCSAIPHDWSSGNCLQFWLHSAKATGSTLWLVINSEDKSKEGPDYYLLQFPNDWTGWRHFVVPFDEIGVVRSPIGWNKIDNLVLHAAWNPEVKANPEDRFVLDDVRVLTGPSQGPRMSDEDLFDALDLSRPGLEKVRDAAQARDWPRAKAAFRDYFLARRNVKWFRTWWERAPRPEKRPNTGSADESLKRIYSFDRKKYDLGPDIDWASNQRNEGEAATVEWNAALNRHFFLPVLASAYEQTGEERYAEEVVNLMTDWVRKCPVLMLRSGNSPYHYAWETLNTACRAGDTWIEGLWRTADSPAWTPDALCMVVKSLAEHARHLVKWPSRGNWLTAESKAVTIVATLLPEFKEADEWRRIGIERLYRQMDDEVYPDGLENELALGYNLWVLRNYSDILDLAILNDRRAEIPSDYQARIKKMYNYLLYAMAPNGMVPGLNDSGNANPTSYLEKAFAYFPERKDFQWGATRGKDGQVPEATSYPFPYTGHYLLRSGWDSQAQYMLFDAGPFGSGHQHEDKLNILMQAQGREWLVEGGTYMYDKSRWRRYVLSTRGHNTALVDGLDQSRRTVRSSFVLPYPFKPLDNPWVSNGEFDYVAGSYEDGYGDKNEVKVSHRREILFVKPAYWIVIDTFEPADNQPHEYETIFHLSATEAAVAGTTVSAEESGRRLSLVGFGDGLGVSVVKGLTEAPVQGWANSPWRPVPTALFTNKAAGRVQNVYVLYPSDKPGSPKVTAVAGGAKGCLRLDLPDGQVHLLSVAPTGNAAQPITTDASLCLLKLDPKGQPGGVFTLNGTYVKYAGADLLPARP
- a CDS encoding metallophosphoesterase gives rise to the protein MRAYLPLLLVLACVVSWGGTISGRVFLDANDDGLYQATEEAVAGALVSDGLTIVVSGADGRYSLESPEGEQVVFVVNPSGTWFPRGFSRLVQVGPAEADFPLVRQEQKVPFCFVQGTDLHIRPEIADKMARYVAAVNALPLPVAFVVHTGDLVVDSTMATVAADARALFAKYKEMVAGLKAPLINLPGNHEHVSVGRPEVSPDSPGWGKATYRELFGPTYFAFNYAGVSFLALDGTDIVNGKGVYGIPAQCLAWVKAYLDRLPMDARLVLLIHEPITSLPQRAELEKMLQGRKVIVGLCGHGHGIASWPFAGTTEIMGGTTSYAWHGSGYGPNPLGYHVVRITDTGYEDAFGDWATRYSIAVQQPQRTSTLTAGVRVEGQILDPAEDVKSVELKWGTSQRTITSFATQGLARTFSADLEAAALPDGFHDLTLTAYGKGEPEVERQPFLVVTGKTEPSPLDQPVKLRLRLRNVNAADVVTVNGKEVGKADAAQKGQTLSLQVAPADLKRLNLVEVTAAKAADGSWDQFEVDGVEMLSGGKSTYDYRRAKYSALQVRTTGTQPGKGSWYLDLQRPDDYAQ